From Deltaproteobacteria bacterium, a single genomic window includes:
- a CDS encoding efflux RND transporter permease subunit, translating to MLAAFVVVWGVIVAPFDWNIKGLVRDPVPVDAIPDIGENQQIVFTNWEGRSPRDVNEQITYPLSVTLLGISGVKSIRSYSMFGFSTIYLIFEDGVDFYWARTRVLENLSSLPPSSLPAGVRPSLGPDATTLGQVFWYTLETQDSEGNPTGGWDLHELRTIQDWYVRYALLGVDGVSEVASIGGFVREYQVDVNPDLMRAFNVKLEEVVSAVQRSNVDVGARTIEVNRVEYVIRGLGFIKSLEDLKRVLVKTNQGIPVFLDSIANVTYGPASRRGVLDKGGREAVGGVVVARFGENPLAVIQAVKRKIQEVSIGLPKKTLPDGTVSQVRIVPFYDRTKLINETLETLRTALNGEVLMVIVVVLVLLAHLWSSVLISSVLPLAVLMCFIAMKIFRVDANIVALSGIAIAIGTIVDMGVIVCENIVRHLQQATRDEDRVKVLFQACREVGGAVVTAVSTTIVGFLPVFAMEGPEGKLFQPLAFTKTFALFASVIVALTLIPPLARVFFAREHKPRNYGWIWYESLIYVGAVVAFLLNWQAGVIIALVGVYRLILRRVSERWERRLRSWATFAAAGFVLFLLAKHWLPLGPAEGLIRNIVFVGVLMGGILVLFLLFQRRYERILTWCLDHKRAFLSIPLMATFLGALVWLGFDPMLGWLPNSWISSAPVSYVARKFPGLGKEFMPFLDEGSYLFMPTTMPHASIEEALDIIQKQDRAIQAIPEVEEVVGKLGRVDSALDPAPLSMIETVINYKSEYLLDQKDKPILYKYDSEGTDWFRDEKGTPLLAPDGKRYRVRGRYVRDESNRLIPDSGGRPFRLWRLPLDPAVNPEREAWSGIRKPEDIWDRIVEAAYIPGATSAPILQPISARIVMLQSGIRASMGIRVSGSDLESIQQAALAIERNLRKVSSIKPDTVIADRIIGKPYVEIDIQREIIAQYSIDIKRVQDTIEAAIGGKPISTTVEGRERYDIRVRYLRELRDSIETLGDILVPAPDGVQIPLRQLARINYVQGPQVIKSEDTFLTGYVLFDKVPEYAEVEAVEQASRYLRQAIEDGELELPEGISFSFTGNYQNQVRSEKKLRLILPLALFIVFLILYLHFNSAVTSLLVFSGIVVAWAGGFIMIWLYGQPWFLNFHVFGTHMGDLFQVHPMNLSVAVWVGFLALFGIASDDGVVMATYLNTTFSERSTGSREEIRRATVTASLRRIRPCLITTATTVMALLPVLSSTGKGADIMVPMAIPSFGGMLLEVITMLVVPVLYCAVKERKLERDQVPARLVVQQKTPSPFEGMSG from the coding sequence TCATAGTGGCGCCTTTTGATTGGAACATCAAAGGCCTGGTTCGTGATCCCGTTCCCGTGGACGCCATCCCGGATATCGGCGAAAATCAGCAGATCGTGTTCACCAACTGGGAAGGTCGCTCTCCCAGGGACGTGAACGAGCAGATCACCTATCCTCTCTCCGTAACCCTCCTTGGAATCTCCGGCGTTAAGAGCATTCGAAGCTATTCCATGTTCGGTTTTTCCACCATCTACCTCATTTTTGAAGACGGCGTGGATTTCTACTGGGCGCGCACCCGCGTCCTCGAGAACCTCAGCAGTCTGCCCCCTTCCAGCCTGCCGGCAGGGGTTCGGCCTTCGCTGGGTCCGGACGCCACGACCCTGGGGCAGGTATTTTGGTACACTCTCGAGACTCAGGACTCCGAGGGAAACCCGACGGGAGGGTGGGACCTGCACGAGCTGAGAACCATTCAGGACTGGTATGTGCGGTATGCCTTGCTCGGTGTCGACGGTGTCAGCGAGGTGGCCTCCATAGGCGGGTTTGTCAGGGAATACCAGGTGGACGTGAATCCGGACCTGATGCGGGCCTTCAACGTGAAGCTGGAAGAGGTCGTGTCCGCGGTGCAACGCTCGAACGTGGACGTCGGAGCCAGGACCATCGAAGTCAATCGGGTGGAATACGTGATTCGAGGGCTGGGTTTTATCAAGAGCCTCGAGGATCTCAAGCGCGTTTTAGTCAAGACGAATCAAGGCATTCCCGTTTTTCTGGACAGCATTGCCAACGTGACCTATGGCCCCGCGTCCCGAAGGGGCGTGCTGGACAAGGGGGGAAGGGAGGCCGTGGGTGGCGTGGTGGTGGCCCGTTTCGGCGAAAACCCGCTCGCCGTCATCCAGGCGGTTAAAAGGAAAATACAAGAGGTATCCATCGGATTGCCGAAAAAGACCTTGCCCGACGGTACTGTGAGCCAGGTTCGGATCGTTCCGTTCTACGACCGGACAAAGCTGATCAACGAGACACTGGAGACCCTCCGAACCGCGCTGAACGGCGAAGTGCTGATGGTGATTGTGGTCGTACTCGTTCTTCTGGCTCATCTCTGGAGTTCGGTCCTCATTTCGAGCGTCCTTCCTCTGGCGGTTCTCATGTGTTTCATCGCTATGAAGATCTTTCGGGTGGACGCCAATATCGTGGCCTTGTCCGGGATCGCCATTGCCATAGGCACCATCGTGGACATGGGGGTGATTGTCTGCGAGAACATCGTTCGACACCTGCAGCAGGCGACTCGGGACGAAGACCGGGTGAAAGTGCTGTTTCAAGCCTGCAGGGAAGTGGGCGGCGCGGTGGTCACAGCCGTTTCCACCACCATCGTCGGTTTCCTTCCCGTGTTCGCCATGGAGGGGCCGGAAGGAAAGCTCTTCCAACCCCTCGCGTTCACCAAAACCTTTGCCCTGTTCGCCTCCGTCATCGTGGCCCTCACCCTCATTCCGCCCCTGGCCCGCGTTTTTTTCGCGCGAGAGCACAAGCCTCGGAATTACGGTTGGATCTGGTACGAGTCCCTCATTTATGTAGGAGCAGTGGTGGCCTTTCTCCTGAATTGGCAGGCGGGCGTGATCATCGCGCTGGTCGGCGTGTATCGCCTGATCCTGAGAAGGGTTTCCGAACGGTGGGAAAGGCGTTTGCGTTCCTGGGCGACCTTTGCGGCGGCCGGGTTCGTGCTGTTTCTGCTTGCCAAACACTGGCTTCCCCTCGGTCCGGCCGAGGGTTTGATTCGAAATATCGTTTTTGTAGGCGTGCTCATGGGGGGCATTCTGGTCCTGTTCCTGTTGTTTCAACGGCGCTACGAACGGATATTGACCTGGTGTCTGGATCATAAACGGGCCTTCCTGTCCATCCCTTTGATGGCGACTTTCCTCGGCGCTTTGGTGTGGCTAGGCTTTGATCCCATGCTGGGGTGGTTGCCGAACTCGTGGATTTCGTCCGCTCCCGTGTCGTACGTGGCTCGCAAGTTCCCGGGCCTGGGCAAAGAGTTCATGCCCTTCCTGGACGAAGGGTCCTACCTGTTCATGCCGACCACCATGCCCCACGCATCCATAGAGGAGGCATTGGATATCATACAGAAACAGGATCGAGCCATTCAGGCCATCCCGGAAGTGGAAGAAGTGGTGGGCAAGCTGGGCCGCGTCGACTCGGCTCTGGACCCGGCCCCGCTTTCCATGATCGAAACCGTGATAAACTATAAGTCCGAATATTTGTTGGACCAAAAAGATAAACCGATCCTTTATAAATACGATTCGGAAGGCACGGACTGGTTTCGAGATGAAAAAGGAACGCCGTTGCTCGCCCCGGACGGAAAGCGCTACCGGGTGCGGGGTCGCTATGTCCGCGACGAATCCAACCGACTGATCCCGGATTCCGGAGGGCGTCCGTTCCGGCTCTGGAGACTTCCCCTCGACCCGGCCGTCAACCCCGAGCGAGAGGCCTGGTCCGGCATTCGAAAGCCCGAGGACATCTGGGACCGCATCGTCGAGGCGGCGTACATTCCCGGTGCGACCTCGGCTCCCATCCTGCAGCCGATTTCAGCGAGAATCGTCATGCTGCAGAGCGGAATTCGCGCTTCCATGGGAATCAGGGTCAGCGGGTCCGATCTGGAAAGCATTCAGCAAGCCGCGCTCGCCATCGAGAGAAATCTCAGAAAAGTGTCTTCCATCAAGCCGGATACCGTTATCGCGGACCGGATCATCGGCAAGCCCTATGTCGAGATCGACATCCAACGGGAGATCATTGCCCAGTATTCCATCGATATCAAACGGGTTCAGGACACCATCGAGGCGGCCATTGGCGGCAAGCCTATCAGTACCACAGTGGAAGGTCGGGAACGTTACGACATCCGGGTGCGGTACCTGCGGGAGCTTCGGGACAGCATCGAGACCCTGGGAGACATCCTCGTTCCCGCTCCCGACGGCGTCCAGATCCCCTTGAGACAACTGGCCCGGATCAATTACGTCCAGGGCCCCCAGGTCATCAAAAGCGAGGATACGTTTCTGACCGGGTATGTGCTCTTCGACAAAGTGCCCGAGTACGCGGAAGTGGAAGCCGTCGAACAGGCAAGCCGATACCTCCGTCAAGCCATCGAGGACGGGGAACTGGAACTTCCCGAAGGGATCAGTTTCAGTTTTACGGGCAATTATCAGAACCAGGTGCGCTCCGAAAAGAAACTTCGACTGATTCTGCCCCTCGCCCTGTTCATCGTTTTCCTGATTCTGTATCTGCACTTCAATTCCGCGGTCACGAGCCTGCTCGTGTTCTCCGGCATCGTTGTAGCCTGGGCCGGCGGTTTCATCATGATCTGGCTGTACGGCCAGCCGTGGTTTCTGAATTTTCACGTCTTCGGAACGCACATGGGCGACCTGTTCCAGGTGCATCCCATGAATTTGAGCGTGGCCGTGTGGGTGGGCTTCCTGGCGCTTTTCGGCATCGCCTCCGACGACGGCGTGGTCATGGCCACGTACCTCAATACGACCTTCTCGGAACGGTCGACCGGATCTCGCGAGGAAATCCGTCGGGCCACCGTGACCGCCAGCCTGAGACGTATTCGGCCCTGCCTCATCACCACGGCGACCACCGTTATGGCGTTGCTCCCCGTGCTGTCCTCCACGGGCAAGGGGGCGGATATCATGGTGCCCATGGCCATTCCGTCCTTCGGCGGAATGCTGCTCGAAGTCATCACCATGCTGGTGGTGCCCGTGCTGTACTGCGCCGTCAAAGAGCGGAAATTGGAGAGGGACCAAGTGCCCGCCCGCTTGGTTGTCCAACAAAAAACTCCTTCTCCCTTTGAGGGAATGTCGGGATGA